A region of the Melanotaenia boesemani isolate fMelBoe1 chromosome 6, fMelBoe1.pri, whole genome shotgun sequence genome:
TTCAATAATGCAGCGAACCGTACCGGCCCAAACCGAACCGCTCAATGGAAACGAAGCACTACATCCCAGATGTGTGTCAGAAAGTACCAGCCTGTACCCACTATTAGAGGTCTGAGGAAAGATGAGGGTCAACAAGTTCCGTCAATGCATCTACACATGCTCAGATGGAGAAATGAAcagaattttttgtttgtttttcagtgttgtcTGCAGATGCCTACAGCTGTTGGTGGTAGGAGGAGTTCCCTGCAAATGTGGTCTTGACAAGCAGGACTTGGAGCATCTCTCCATAAAACAGGAACCAGAGGATCTGTGGCCCAATCAGGATaagtgatggatgatggaatgACAAGAGGGCACATAGGGCAGGTGTAAACAGTGACGTGGAGTGTAACACTGCCAGAAATTCCCTCAGCTGCTCTGAATGTGGTCAAGAGTTTCACCACCAACGATCTCTCTAGAGACATTTAACAAAgaagcctttatttatttaaaccatacaagatgttttaaagtgatgcaaaatgtaaatttgCAGGAAAGTGTCAACAcatgtaaaaactgttaaatttaatatttatgtcaACATCAAAAATCTGtggtaaaatgactgaatgtggacacagatttagtcgcaagacacacttaaaccaacacatgagaatccacacaggagacaaaccattcagctgtgatgaatgtggacaaagatttagtcacaagtcaaacttaaacaaacacacaagaatccacacaggagacaaaccattcagctgtgatgaatgtggacaaagatttagtcaaaagacaaacttaaaccaacacatgagaatccacacaggagacaaaccattcagctgtgatgaatgtggacaaagatttagtcgcaagacacacttaaaccaacacatgagaatccacacaggagacaaaccattcagctgtgatgaatgtggacaaagatttagtcgcaagacaagcttagaccaacacatgagaatccacacaggacagAGACCGTTTCCTTGTGAGGTTTGTGGTGAATTATTTAGGTGGCGTCTCTCTTTAAAAGGACACATGCGTGTCCACGCAAAATAGAAATGACGCAAGTGCAGAATTTTGCTACTAATCTGTAAACAATGTTGTTTATagtgtaaatatgagctggTTAGAGGAACTTCAAGGGGGTATTCTAGAAAACTCACACTAGAAAGAGTCACTCAAAGAAGTCTGATTTAAACCAGCTTCATCTCCCCATTAGCCCTGGATATGTTCCCAGATACATATCAGCTTAATTTAATCGTAACACATTCAGGACAGACTTGAACAAAGGTCTCTCATACTGTTTCTCCAGGAAAGTGTTGATCTCTCTCTGTACTTCTTTTTGGGAGTTTCCCGTTTCGACCTGTCATCCATTCTTTCAGACGAGAATTTAATCAGCTTGTCCATTAGTGGGGTTGTACACTCTTAGGTACCTCACATTTTGATTAGATTATGATTCAGAATGCtttaatttgattattaaaCGATTGCCAGGATTTTAAATGCCTTTTTtccatttagtttgttttttctttattgctcACTCCGTGGGTACTGCATACTTTTAAATTCCTATACCTATGGTGTGCTATTTTAACTATGTACTTTAAACAGTCAACACAGGCTGCTTCTCCTtctctaatcatctacagaagTCGAGGAcactgtaaattttattgatgaattttctgaattattgtcgaatatctctactgattttaaccatttcatcttaactggggattttaacattcacatagataacatgacggatggtaatgtcaaggaattttcttccatattggacatgtttggtttgtggcaacatgtaaaagaaccgacccacattcgaggtcacattctggacctggttatttcaaagggtgttcatatttcttctgttgtggtcactgacttggccttgtctgaccattttttgtattttgtttgatttactgatcactcagaatgtccaaccaacctgcttctccgttaggaagaggtacattaatgaaagaacaagtgctaagtttgtggaggctatagctatgttaccaacaaccagtgcagagtcagttgatggactcctggataatttcaatctgaaaatcttgaatgtaatggatgctgttgcaccgataagaatcaagagcactttgatcaaacagaaaacaccatagagaaacaccactgtggttaccagcctaaaaagagaatgcagaaaaactgagcgaaaatggcggaaaaataaacttcaaattcactatgagctgtacaaacaaagcctgcgtaactataacaatgagctgtgaagtccagagagctgcatttatctgaaatgattaacaggaatgtcaacagtTCTCGCACTCtttttgctatgattgaaaaacttacaaatcccccaaacagataagcccagagctcctttacactgagaaatgcaaccactttgcaaactttttttagccaaaaaattaaaacaattaggcaaaatattaattccacacagtcaaacaagaaaattagccTGTGTCTAAatcccggaaataattctgatgtcatgtcgcaatttaaaacgggtgatttaaaaatcctacaataaACAATTTGGCatctgaaatcaacaacatgcactctggacatgataccatccgactttttaaaaacagtttttacctcagtagaaagtgctctcctactgatagttaacagctcactggcatcaggcatttttcccaagtcactaaagatagctgctattaagctactcctaaagaaaaggactctagacgcctctataatgaacaactatagacctgtctctaacctctcttttatttccaagattattgagaaagttgtatttcaccagcttcatgactttttaaatgaaagtggaaatcttgataaatttcagtccggcttccgacctcatcacagcactgaaacagctctggtcaaagtgttaaatgacattaggttgaatactgattctggtcaagtatcagtcctggttctgtggatctcagtgctgcgtttgacactgtagatcacagaatcctgttgcacaggctggaaaactgggttggactttctggagtggttcttaactggttcaggtcctatttagaaggccagagttattttgttacgatcggcagctatgaatctgagcgagtagccatgacttgtggagtcacccaggggtcagtccttggacctcttctgttcaacttgtatatgctccctttgggtcaaatattacagaactatagcattaattatcaaagttatgcagatgatacacaactttatgtgtctctgtcaccagatgactgcagtccaataagacgtattgtgtcagtgtctggagcaaataaacacctggatgaaggagaattttctaaaattaaatgaaaacaaaactgagattattctgtttggtagcaaagagaagagggtcagcattggtaaacacctggagactcgggctcttaaaatcaatgaccaagttcgtaaccttggagtgttgatagactcagatctgactttcagcggccacatcaaagctgtcactaagaagctttttaccagctcagaaacatcaacaggattaaaagtttagtctcccagaaagaccaagagaaactcatccatgcattcatctccagtagactggattactgtaatggtcttttaacaggacttcctaaaaagagcattaaacatctgcagctcatccaaaacgctgttgctagagttttaaccaggactaagagatctgaacacatcacaccagttttaaaatctttacactggcttccagtcagtcacagaatagattttaaaacccttctgattatttacaaatcccagaatggtttaggcccagaatccatctgtgatatgttcagagaatataaacctagcagagctcttagatccaaagactctggtcaactaatccagaccagagtccagactaaacatggagaagcagcatttaactGTTATGATGCaaaaagtggaacaaactgccagtggagattaaactttcaccaaatgtagacatttttaaatccaggttaaaaacatttcttttctcatgcgcctatgcatgaaatctacacggaaactttttaataattttaatgcaatttattattttattgtctttccccacactgaaattttatttcttgcattttatctgttttatttcattaattgcatttgttttaatctttttaatcttttttttttttgtattgctttctgcaccctgctgaaatgttttatgtaaagcactttgaattgtcttgtacatgaaatgtgctatacaaataaatttgccttgccttgcctaaccTGGGCTGGGAACACACTTCACcaagtctagagtgtgtcctttaatgtgtgtgggctctgttatatgttgagtcagcccaaagttctccagactgttacccaGATCTTTAGTCGATTTGTCCTGAGGATTGTCTACATAGATGTTAAAATCGCCAACAATAATGACACagtcaaaatccaaacagattgtagcagcagttcactaaactcatcATAAAATTCTGCGCAGTGCCCTGGTGGTCTATAGAAATTttgatatattattttataataagctttcaactgaagagccacatattcaaaagaagtaaagcttccaagagataactgcttacacTGAAAGGATTCATTAAATAAGACTGTAACCCcccctctcctgttcagtctgacctcactgataaaactaaagttgggaggggttgactctatcagagcagctgtgttgttatcttggtttaaccaagtttctgttaaaaacataaaatcaaggttgtgctcagttataaaatcattaattaaaaatgttttccctgctaatgacctaacatttaataaagctaacttaatgGGCTTGGTGTTGTTTACCCTATGTTTGGGGGCACTCTGTGGCTCACAGGGCATGTTAACTCCTCtcagaaaccttttagaaagcagctctctgtgttttgaccgagctacttttctccttctgttgccAAACACTACAGATATTTTTgaaccttctaataaacaggggTCCTGCTGGACCTGGGAAAATCAGGACTGCCGTTATCTACAcagcctggaccctccacacatcatacatctgAAGCAAATAATGTAGTATGTTCGTGCCGATGACGGCAAAATGCAGCTAATCTCACGGCACCCAGACCGGCGAGCTTAATCGTTTGACCTAATGACCTGCCCTCCCTCTGTCTGTAATTGGCTAAATGTTGCCTTTGTTCATTGGTTGGATTGTAGGATTGACACATCAAGATAGATAGCTTGAAAAGATGATGGATActccaattaaaaaaacaaaaccctttTAGTCCAGGGCGGACATAGCTGAGTCCGTGGGTGGGCACGGCCCCCCAATGCCCGCCCATGCTGCCGGGTCTGTCTCTGGTGCTGACTCTACTGCCCCAACAGATCTTTGCAAAACAAATTGAACTCTCCACCACAGGCTGATAGAGGATATGCAGACGTTGAAGGAGCTCAGCTTCCtcatttgctctgttttttcttgttaatgCTTCTGTGATAGTTTGTTGACAAGCTGATCTCCCTAGGATCTGTAGCACACCACCACCTCTTTCTTCCAGAATGAAAACATTGCTTTCTTaactcctgttcctcctgaagtcaacaatgaTCAATTTTTTGTTGTTCACATTCAAGATAAAGTGACTGTGCACCATCCCACAAAAGCTACATTTACACTGCTGGTTTTAATGctgaaatccgatttttttgtgtgtgtttgtgtggtctGTCACATTATTATTTCAATGCGACTGTCATCACACTGAAGTGTGAACGGTGTGTGGCCCCAATTTGACATGCATATGCAGAAGATAACACTGTCATGAAGTGCGTAGTGTTTGACCCAAACACTTTCAACTTGGTACACTTGTTCATAATCATGTGCCAATGAAACATTGTCACTTTGGTGGAAATAGCTCAAAGCACTAttgagatatttaaaaaatagtttgtttttagtgttcTGAAATGCTAACAGGGCTAACTTAGTACTTTATAGTGAGGCTGCCATTTGACCCAGACACTTCAAACTTGGTACACATACAGAAGCATATCCCAATCACAAGCTGAGTTTTGCAGGCCTGACCCAAAAGCACttttgaaatattaaagaaaatatttgttttgggcctattatccatccatccactttgtgatttttatctagtcgggtcgtgggggcagctgcctaagcagggaaacccagacttccctctccccggccacattcaccagcttgtctggggggatcccaaggcgttcccaggccagccgagagatgttgTCTGTCCAGCCTGTCCTGGGTTTTCCCCAGGGCCTCCTCCCAGTGTGACATACCCGAAACACcgcaccagggaggtgtccaggaggcatgctatccaagccacctcatcaggcacctcttgatgtggaggagcagcggctctactctgagcccctcccaggtAACTGAGCTTATCACTCTAtatctaagggagagcccagccaccctgcagagaaaactaatttcggctgcttgtattcacgatctcGTTCTGtctgtcact
Encoded here:
- the LOC121641698 gene encoding gastrula zinc finger protein XlCGF8.2DB-like, which translates into the protein MRIHTGDKPFSCDECGRRFSRKTSLNQHMRIHTGQRPFPCEVCVSKRFLSVSDLNQHMRIHTGDKPFSCDECGQRFSHKSNLNKHTRIHTGDKPFSCDECGQRFSQKTNLNQHMRIHTGDKPFSCDECGQRFSRKTHLNQHMRIHTGDKPFSCDECGQRFSRKTSLDQHMRIHTGQRPFPCEVCGELFRWRLSLKGHMRVHAK